GAGCACGTCTTTTTCCCGATACTGGACGGTGGAAACATTTTTCACATCTTCCTTGGGGAAGGTGATCCCGACCCAGAAGCGCTGATGCGGTTCGGGCTGAGCCTGGCGACGAAGACGCAGATAGGTTACTTCGCTTTCACTAGGGATTTGACTGTGTGCCTTAACTGCTACTCGATCCAGCCTGGGCTCCACGACAGGTGCAGCCTGTGTGGGTCTGAGCACGTCGACCAGATCAGCCGCATCACCGGGTATTTGCAGGCGGTCAGCGGCTGGAACGAAGCGAAGAAGCAGGAGCTCCGAGACCGCACGAGGGTCAGCGACGTGCGAATCTGAGAGGTCGTAACTTATATATACTTTCCAGATACACATATTTTTATGTCATCGAAGTACGAAGTGATTGAAGGATACAGCCAGTCAGTGTGGAAATCGCTAGTAGTGAAGTCCATCAGGCTTGGCTGGCTGGATGGACTGCTCGCAGCCCGCGCGAGGCTTACGCAGAGCGCTTTCGCTAGATTATTCGAGCGTGGCGTTTTTGAAGACATTTTGCCGCGCAGAGAGGACGTGTCATGGATTCTTGAGATCATCCACAGCGACGACATCGATCGATTCAGCGAGGTTCTCTCTGTCGAGACATATCATGGCAAATTCTCGTACTCGTGGTACAACCGCGACTACGAGCGAATAGGCGAGCTGTTCAAGCAGGGCTACCGCGACGAAGCAGTAGCCCGCACGAAGCAGGCAGTACCACAGCTCATAGATCCAGTAGGCGCCGCCGCAAACGTGACAGCATGGATCTGGCACCTGCACGAGATTCCCGAAGAAGATCTCAGGAGACCGGTCGACAGAACTCCCTTCGCAGGCCCAAGGGAGCCGTTTGTAGATATGCACCCGCTCGAAGGCAAGCGATCTGGGCGATGGCATACGATCCTCTGTGGCCATCCGCGCGACCACGACCGACTGCGAGCCGAGGTGCACAGGATCGGGTGGGAGGGTGTCAGAAAGCAGGTGCATGAATCGCCGATAGTCCCGCCATCATTCCCAGTCCTAGCGCCGCCGACTTTCTCAGAGACGAAGCCGAAGAGGGCGACGCCTGGAAAGCGCGAAAAGAAACCGGAGCAGGTCACGTTCTCGTTTTTCTGAACGCTTGAGAGAAGATACGCCGCGCCCGTCGACTGGGGAGAGCACGTCAGAAAAGTGTGGGGAAAATATATATCATGTTCCACAAAAAAGTATCTCTGAGGTGGTTTGGTGGAGGACAAACTCGATGAGAGCCAGTCTGGAACCGAACAGGGTGTGAGCGAAGTCGAGATCACGAGAAAGGTCGAGCTGCTGGAGGTGGATATAGACCAGCTCGAATCAAACGTATTCTCTGCGAACGAGGAGGACGACAGCACTTTCACGCGCCTGCAGGACGAGATCAAGCGGCGTGGGCTGATCGAGCTGCCTGTGGTGACGAAGAAAGACGAGAACCGCTACACGATCATCGCAGGACACCACCGCGTGAACGCGCTCCGGTCGCTGGGCGTGAAGCGAGTGCCTGTCGTGCTCTACAAGGGTAGGATCGAGACCAGGGAGGACATGTTCAACCTTGTAAACAATATGAACCTGATCCGAGGGACGATAAGAAAGTCCGAGCTGATCAGAAAGATCCGGGAGTTCGACCTCGACCCCACGAAGCTGGATCTGCACAAGAACCCGTGGACGCTGCTGGTGCCGAAAGTCACCGAGGAGGACATAGCCAGACGCGACGCTGAAGCGATGAGGAACGCGAAGATCCAGGATATGGCGCTGAAGATAGCGAAAGAGATAGCAAAAACTCTGATCATGGAAAAAGACGAATTCCTGACGTTCATTGTGGTGCACGACAGACCGGCAGCCGTGATAAGGATCCCGTTCAAGTCCATGAAGATGGCGCGCGATAGGTCAGTGGAGATCAAGAAACGCATCGAAAGCGCACTCGCAGACATCAGGGAGATCGCTGCGGAGATGGAGGAAGAAGAGTAAAAATGCAGATCCTCCGGAGGCGAAGGCGAAGCATGTCGGTTTCTCATAAAATCGAAAAGATATATACTATCCGATACAATTCGTAAAATCGATATCAGCAGGTGGTATGTAATGAGCGAGAGCGATATAGGAGATGTCACGAATAAGGAGCAGAAGAAGACGAAGCGGGGCAGGAGAAAAGACCAGACGTGGGTGTTCACGCAGGCGAAGCGTATGCAGTTCCTTGAGCTTGTGAGGAGGGGCAGCACGCTGACGTATGCAGCCGAATCGATCGGCGTCCCGTACGCGACGATAGACAAGTATCGCAACCGGCACAAGAACTATGATAAAAAAGTCCGTGAAGCGATGCGGGTGAGAGTGACGTACCTGTGGGACTCGCTCTACAAGAAAGCGATGGAGGGGAACGTGCAGGCCCTGATGACCTGTCTGCTGCACGCGACGCGGTTCCTGCCACTGGACGATCCTGACAGGTTCCTGAGCACGCAGCGCATCGAGGTCGGGCTGCAGAACGACCCGCTTGCGTCGCTTTCCACGGAGGAGGTGCACGCAATGATCAAGCGTATGCTGAAGTCAGTCACAGCGAAAGATGGCAAGAGCGAGACAGAGACAGCAGACCAGAGCGCGGACGATGGTAACGGAGCAACAGATTGACAAAACCGCTCCACTACATTTATCACCGGATCGCAAAAATCCCGGTGTTTCAGCACAGCGACCCAGCAGATTGATAAGATCTGCTCCGGATGGTTATCACATTGATGCAGCGCACCCGCATGACGGAAGGCGCTGTGAGAGCAGACCGTCGAATTTCCAACACAATGTAAAATATGGCGTCGGAAAATTCACGTCGACCCAGAAAAACGCCGGAGATTTCAAAGACCAAAGCAGCAAATTGTAAAATCTCAGACATGCTCAGCAGCCTGGAGGAGGTGGACAGACAGTACGAGCAGATACTGTCAAGGTGTCGCACGGAAGCCGAGGTGGATCAGCTCAGAGCAGTCTGTCTCACTGCGATCAGGAGGGCGTGCGAGTCGAGCCTGGAGACGTTCGTCCGCGTGATGTGGCGGATGGTGGAGCCCAACGTCGAATACCTGCATAACTGGCACATGACGCTGATCTGCGAATATCTGCAGGCTGTCACAGAGGGAAAGATCAACAGGCTGGCGATAAACATCCCGCCGCGATACTCAAAGTCGACGCTCGTCTCTGTCATGTGGCCGTGCTGGGAGTGGGCGATCAACCCTGCACAGAAGTGGGTATTCAGCTCGTACTCCGCCGCGCTTTCGGAGTATATGTCGCGGAAGAGAAGAGACCTGATCAAGTCGCACGACTATCAAGCGCTCTGGGGAAGGAGCACAGTGATCAGGCCGGACTACGACCGGCTCAACGTCTTTATGTCCACGCGCGGCGGGCTCATGTACGCGACCTCCACGGGAGGGTCTGTCACAGGCATGGGCGGAAACCGCCTTGTGATCGACGATCCAGCCAGCCCCATGGCCGCCCTCTCAGACGCAGGAAGGGAGACTGTGAACGAATGGTTCTTCAACACGTTTCTCTCCAGGCTGGACGACAAGTCACGCGGGTCGATAGTGCTGATCCAGCAGAGACTGCACCAGAACGACCTCACGGGGTTCCTAACTGGGATCGAGTCCGCCGATCTCGTGGGCAGCGTCATACGAAAAAACGGCTGGACGCTGCTGAGGCTGCCTGTGATCGCAGAGATCGACGAAGTGCTCAGATCGCCCCTGGACGGACGCGTCATAGTCGAGCGCCACGCCGGGGACATACTCTGGCCTGCGCGCGAGGGGCCGGAGCAGATCGAAGAGCACAAGCGCGATGCGTTCACCTTCGCGGCGCAGTACCAGCAGCGACCGACGCCCGCAACGGGCGCGATATTCCAGCGGGAGTGGTTGCAGTTCTACGACGAGCTGCCGGAGCACGCAGACAAGCCGGTGTGGGCTATATCCGTCGATGCGTCCTTCTACGGGAAGGATCTCTCGAACTACGTAGCGATAGGTATCTGGGCGGGGCTCAGACCGAACATGTACCTGCACGAAGTCGTTCGCCGGAAAATGTCGTTCACAGAGACCGTCAGCACGCTCCGGGCGCTGCTGAAGCAGTACCCTGCGACTAGCGCGGTGCTGATCGAGTCCGCCGCGAACGGGCCTGCCATAATCGACGAGCTCCAGCGCGACGTTGGTGGCGTGATCCCGATAAAGCCTGCAGGGAGCAAGGAAGCGAGGGCGTTCGCAGTCACGCCGTATTTCCAGGCCGGGAACGTGTACATCAGAAACGCGCACTGGACGCCCGACTACATCAGCGAGCTGCTCGACTTCCCGGCTGGCGCATACGACGATCAGGTGGACATGACCACGCAGGCGATCAGCTACATCCAGCACACGTTCAACCGCCGCCCCGCTGGGAAGCATAGACTGATAATCACGAGACCGCGGTAGCTCACGGATCACTATCCGCTTCGAGTATGCACCTGCCAATATACTCCACTATCTGTGGAACTACTGCGTTCCCTAGCGCTCTAAGTCGGTCCATCCTATGGGAAACCCCATCAGCCACTCGACCCACGTCTGGTTCAGCCGCCCACCACTCTGCAAAGCTTCTGGGAGCGTGCCCCGACGCTGTCCGGGGACGTAGGATCCTTTGTAATCTGTCGCATTCGGCGTCGGGAGCAGCCGCACAGCTACCCCCAAGGGCATTCCGCAGCCGTTTCCGTTTTTTCTCAGTGCCCGCAACTTCTCCCGGCGAGCCAGCCACTTCTCCACCGCCTCTCCGTCGTTCGGGCAGGAGGCTGCTGGGGTAGGCCACAATGAAGACCCTGTCACGGAGGTGCGGGGCGCCAAAGGCAGCAGCCGGTAAACAATCCCATTCCGCATCATACCCGATCTCGGCCAGCGATCCGAGAACTTCGGACATTCCTCGTCTAAGCAACGCTGGAACGTTCTCCATGATGATCCATCTCGGTCGTACCATGCGAATGATTCTATACATTTCCCAATATAACGCTGATTGGCTACCATCTAACCCCCTCGCCATCTGGTTTGCATAGCTTATATCCTGGCACGGAAACCCTCCTGTTATGACATCTATCGGCAGTAGCGGTTCAAGCTCTCGTTCACCGACAAACCTGATATCCTCAAAAATTTGCACAGTCGGCCAGTGCTTTTTAAGCACGCGCTGACAGTAAGGGTTGCGTTCGCAGAATGCAACTGTATTGAAGTGCCCGGTCCGCTCTAATCCAAGGCTGAATCCACCGATCCCGGAAAATAGATCCAGAACTCTGAAAGCTCTGCGATCAGGCATAAATCCTCCGGACTCGATTACTCCCAAAATGTGGTAAACTGCAACCCAAAATATATCTAGCTATCGGCGCCTTTACAATCAGCCGAAGTGGTGGTTTCATGGCTGGAAGAAAGAAGACAGATGTGGAAAAGAAGAGCAGAATGATGCTCCCTGTGGCGAGGGCGATATCGTTCCAGTCGAGCAACGCGGCTGGGCCGGATGTCGTATCGCTGCAGAGCGTCATAGTGCGCGATGCGAAGGCGTTCCTGTACGCCGTGCCAGACCACACGAACAGGTTCGCCTACTACCGATTGATGGAATCCTTCGACCCGATGCTCCAGTTCGGGAGAAACTACATCGCGATGCTGGTGCAGCGCTCATATCTCGGCCCAAGGCTGGACACGAGCGACGAGTCTTACGTCCCGACGCTGGACTTTCTGAAGAACGTGAACGAGCTACTGGCGGAGATAAAGTTCGCATCGATCATCGGAGCGGTCGTGAAAGACCTCATCCGGCACGGAAACAGCTTTGTGAGACTGCACCGCAACCCCGACGGGTCGATCGCCCGCGCTGAAGTCATCCCGCCCGACGCGGTGACGATAATCTCAGAAGAGATGTACCGCGCCGGTAGGAAGGGTGGTAGCCGTCCCGCGCTGATTTCGAGCCGCGATTATTTCGTTTTGAACGAGGGCACTGATGGCGAGTACAAAGTGCACGACCCGACCCGCCCCGACCCGAAGCCGGGAGATGACGGCAAGCCGCCGGAGATTGTGATCGCAGCCGAAGACATGATCCACTTCGCTTGGGATCGCGAAGGCTCACAGATGAAAGATTCGCTAGGCAGAGATACGTATGGCGTCTGGGGAAGGTCTGTCTACGAGTCCGTGATAGTCTATGTCAAGGCAAAGCTGACGCTCGTGGTCGACTTCATACGCTACATGCGGTTCTCGATGCCACGGTGGGTGGTGAACGTCGACCTGTCCGAAGTCCTCGATCTCTCGCAGTACACGGGCTCCTTCGATGACCGTTACAACCAGGCGATGGAGCTGATCAGAAAGATCATGCAGGATTTCTACAACAGTCTGTACTACACAGACACAGATCCGACATCCCCCACGTACAGGAAGACCCTGCCAATCGAGCCCGACGCATTCATCTTTCTGAGCAATGGCTGTCAGATGGATCAGCGCGGGAGCGGTCTGAGCGCGACGCCCAACGTGCTGGACATGATCAAGCAGTGCGATCGCGCGATAGCGAGCGCGCTTGGGGTGCCGCTGACGATGTTCGGGTATTCCGAGGGCAACACATACGCGACTTCCAAGGTGACTGCGAAGTTTCTCGCAGCTTACGGCGGCGGGCTGATCCGTTCGATCGAGACCGAGCTGAAAGAGTTCCTGCGGAGGGAGTTCTCCAGGCGCGGGCTGATCGCATTCGATGAGGACTGGGAGAACCTGTACATCGAGTACGACCGCGACGATGTGGAGGAGATGCAGGCACGCACAGAGGTCGAAGTCAGACAGGCCCAGATCTCCGGGTATCTCAGCAACGTAGTCTCAGCGCTGTATGGTTCCGGGATCATCACGATGAACGAAGCCCGCCGCATCATGAGCGGTGGTGTAAAAGCGATGCAGCAGCTCGAAGAAGTCGAGGGCGGCGACGTGCTGAAAGCGCTCCAGCCGATGGTTCCCGCCACGGCGCTGATGAGCCGGGAGCTGAGCCGCCACGAGTTCAAGCCTGATGCAGCCCCTGCTGACGGGCGCGTGGATCTGAGCGATGCGGAGATCGAGAAGTTACTCACACTGGACGAGAGAGAGCCACAGCTTGAGGAGCTGATACGCAGAGCGTTCCGCGACGCGCTGGAGTGGTTCGCAGACGAGCTCGCGGGACGCATCGCGCGCGGGGAGCTGAGCCTGAAAGAGCTCGTAAAAGCAGCGAAAGATCTGCCGGAGGGGACAGACTGAGCCGGAAGAGATATAACTGAAGTCGATAGATACGGTTTGGAGGTCGATATGCAGATCATAATGCGACCCAGATCTCTCCTTGACTGGATCAAGGCGTATGTGTTTGGAAGGTATCCGACTTACCACTGCCAGAGCCTCGCTTTCGGGCCTGCGATGATCGAAGCCGCGAACGGGGACGAGTGCCTGATGGTGCCGTACTCCGAAGTGCTGTACATCTTCTGGGAGGCGGGATACGCTCGTGCGATGTCGAAAGTAGCGAAGTTCCTGCACATGGCGAGCTCCGGGGAGGACGAAGAGCCAGACGATGAGCCGGGCGCGAAGCCGTCGGGCCAGCCAGCACCCGCGCCTGTCGTTGGCGGCGGGATGTACATATGAAACGCTGAGAGAGACTGCCTCAAATGATGGAGGTAGTAACATGGCACAAACTCTGAATATAAAGTCCACGTGGGTTCAGTATGCGGTAGCACAAGTAGCGCCAACAGTATCGCCTGAAACAACTACTTGGGCGCCATTTGGTGTACCACCCGTAACGCCGGTGGTGCAGCCAGAAACTGTTACATGTCCACACAGCCGCACCATTTTGTTGGTTGAGCGGAACGGTGGATAAAGTAAAATTATACCGCATCTGAGATTGTTTCAAGCGATCATGGCGACCGACGTGCAGCAGCTAACGGGCGACTTTCACCAGCGCCTGACGCTGAACCTGATCAACGCATTCGCGAACTGCTACCAGGTCGGTGTCGAGGACGCTGCGAAGCTCGTGGAAGACAGTAAACAGCGCAACGCAGTGCTGCTCAGCGGGTTCCAGCAGATCCGCGACGGCAAGGTGGCGACGCATCCTCTGTACAAGCTGACAAAAGAGCTGCTGGGGCCCGTGCGAGACCACAGCGAGGCAGCCGTCGAAGCGATACTCAATGGAGTCAGAGAGAAGTCGAAGAAGAAGGGCAAGTACGTCGAGCCCTCAGAGCTGGCTGGAATCATCAAGACAGAAGTAAAAGCGCTCTGGAAGGATCAGCCAGTCACAATCCAGCGTCCGGGAAAGCGACCAGTGCAGTTCACCGTCGAGACATACGCTGATATCGTCGCCCGCACGGTCTCATACGCCGTCCGGAACCAGGCGTACATAAACACGATGCGAGCGAACGACCTCGCAGACGGCTGGGTCTGGACTGCGATGGGCGACGAGAGAATGTGCGATGAATGCGGGAGCCGGCACGGCAAAGTCTACTCCTGGAACGACCCCCCACCGCCGGCGCATCCAAATTGCCGGTGCCGGCCCATTCCTCACTACAGGGAAGATTTTGAGACAGTCACGAAGAAGGTAGCAGAAGAGACCGCCGCGAAGAAAGCTGAAGTCGAAGCGAAAGCTGCTGAGCCCGCGCCCCAGGAGGAGGAGCCGCTCCAGCCCAAACCCGCCGCCAAGGGGCCACTGGCGCCGTGGCTGAGCCGCCACCTGCCAACGTATGTGGAATCCGATACAGTCGACGGCCTGAAGGTCATAGATATCAAAAATTTCCCCCCTGACACGGTAGACCGCATCAAGAAACTGTTCACAGATGCGGACGCACATAACCAGATGTATGATCTGCTCTACAAGGTGTCGAAGTCGAAGAAGTCGCTGCTTCAGTCAGACGTTCCGGTGGATCATATCATCAAGCTATACAGCTCAGCATTCGATACCGCCAGGTCTCTCGATATTCTAAAAGCGTATTACGGCTACACGCCCGACGAGGACGTGACCGTATACGTCCGTGCCAGGGCGGTGGAGTTCGAGAGCTACCTGAACGAAGTCACCAACAAGGGCATAAAATTCACGCTCAACTGTCCGCTGGTCGGGACTACGGATATCGATTATGAATCAGTCGAAAGCGATGAAATCGTTGTAAGGGTAAACATCAATTCGCTCAACGCTGAGAACATCTTCGGCGTAAAGATCGGGGACAAGACGCACGTCGCCACCGGGACGCTCTCGATACTGAAGCCGACCGGGAAAGAGACTATCAAGCTCCCCTCAGGGAAGAAAGTGATAGTGTATAACGTCGACCTTGTGAGCGACCTCACAGAGTACTCATCGAAGAAATACAGCGATTTCCAGCAGGAGTTCGGGATCACAAGAGATAAGTTATGGAATGAGGCGCTGCTTGAGCCAGAAGCCCCGCCGGAGGAGCACAAACCAGAGCCCGCGAAGCCGTTTGAGGGGCCGATCCCCATCGATATGAGCCTGCCGGGAGCGATCAAGAGCTTCCATTACGACGATATAAGAGAAGTCGCAAACTCTCCGGAACTGTTACGCGAGGTCAAAAAGTACAAGTGCAAAGAGTTAAAGAAGTATTTCAGCGACGCTGATTATAACGACGCCAGGGCAGCCCTTACCGGGAAGGTTTTCAAGCCGCAGGATCCTGTCAACGCCATATCCATGGCGATAAAGAACTACACCGGAAGCGATTACAAGCGCATAAACAAGTATCTCCTGAACCCGAACGAATACGCGAAAGATCCGGACTGGTTCACATGGCTGGCACAGCACGTGCGATATATTGACATGGCGTATCAACGCGTCCCTCCTGCTGATAAGAAGTTCTACCTCTACAGAGGTGTCAAGGGCGACGCATACGATTCCTTCAACGTGCACGAGGAGGGCGAGGTGTTCACGATAGCGCCGTACCAGTCCTCATCATACGATTTCAGGGTTGCGCATAACTTCTCATCCGGAGGGGAGGGGCGAGCAGTAGTAGTGTTTGAAGTTCAACCTGGGGCGAGGGTGCTCAGCATAGAAGACATATCAAACATCCCGGAGGAGCGTGAACTGCTGATCAAGCACGGGTCTGTCATGAAGATGAAGAAGAAGCTGCCTAAGGCAGGGCCGGGCGGAGTCGATATATTCATAGTCGAGCTGCATTCTGACACTGCCAAACCTGATGACCTGGTCTAGCACCAAATCTATATATACATTCAACACAAATATCTCTATCATGAGTCTGGAAGAGAGATGGAGCGAACCCGCGTTCACGTTCACGCTATACTCGCCGGCACGGACGGTCGGGAAGCGACTGCGTGCAGCGCGCGACGTGATCCTGAGGAATGGCTGGCTCACAGAGCAGCAGCTCGATAAGCTGATCGAGATGTACGCAGACGAGCCAGACGTGACCAAAGTCCCGGAGACATTGCGCCGAATCCTTCATGACGCCGAAGTGGAGGAGTTCAACAGGAAGTACGCCAACAAACTCTAGCATGGTGGCGACCGATAGCCGTCACGGAGCCACCAGATCTTTTTCGCTGGACTTTAGCGCTGGAGGCAATATTTTCCCACATATCCCAACAAGAAACTCGATTATAACACATTTTACAGGCCCGGAACGCATATCGATTTTGTATCTTCTAATGGTCGAAACGTATATATACTTTCAAGGCGAAGGGAGTATTGTAAAACAAAAAGATCCGAGGAGGTTGTGATATGAAGCATGTGATTGAGTTCATGTGTCCCATCGATCTCGATGGGATTGAGCATATAAAGGTGCAGTACAATATGAAGAACGCATCCGGATTGCCCATTGTTATGATCGAAAAGAATGGCAATGGGTGGTGCGTAGTCGAGCACAAGATCCGCTCCCATTCTTCCAGACCAGGACATGGGCCGTATGAGCACGTCCCCATCGAGGGCGGCGAGAACTTCGATAGCATTGTGCAGGCGAAGATATTCGCCCAGAGGTACGTGATGACGCTGATACAGAACCAGGAGCAGATGTGAGGTGAGCTGAGATGGCCGCGATAGTGCGCGTCCGGGAAGTCTCTGATTTCGCTGTCTCAGACAGCGAGTGGGGCGGGCTCCGTGGGGAGCTCGCAAACGCAACAGCAAATGTGCTCGGTTGCAGAGCAGCGGGAGGCCCTCAGCCGATCTATCACGCGCTGTGGGACGTGAACTACCACAGCTTCGTGGAGCCGGTCGAGATCGCAGGGAAGTCCGTCCGCCTGCAGAGCGGGGCTGAGGCGATCGCTAAGCTCGACGCGCTCTGCAGGAAGCTCAGGAGCTGCGAGCCGTCGCCGAAGCCCGCCCCCAAAGCGCTCTCTGAAATAGTCATGGGAGCGTACAAGAACGCGCTCCGAAAGGCGTGGATCTCCACGCGCCTGGGAAGGCGCTACCTGCACCCCAACGAGATCAGGTGCGGGCTGCTGATTGCAGTCCTCGACCTGGTAAAGGCGCTGTACGTCGATTACAACAATTCGCATGGACTCGAAAAACTGGTGCAGGATGCAAGAAACGCCGTCAATGAGTACGCTTACGATCTGGATGGATTAATATGGGCCTCAAGGTAATCCCCTCTGTAAACGTTTTTATCGGCAAGGACGTGGTCGTAGTCGCTGACCGAACCGAAGTTCAGGCGAAGCTGATCGGGACTGACGATCATTACATCTTCCTAGCAGTCTGCAATGAGGATGGCGCTCATGAATACGTTGCCATTCCTCATGGCAGGGTCAGGATGCTGAGGATCAAGCCGTAAACTTTTCGCCATTTTTTCCTTCATATTTTTATACCGGAAGTTTCCCGATCTTGTTTTGTGGTGGGGATGATGGGTCTCATTGAAGATCTGTACTCTGACGAGAATATCATGCGTATCAAGGGCGTAATCCTCCGGGAGGGCGTCTGGAACGATATCTACGTGCCTGGGGACGTGCTTGAGAGCTCAGCGACCTCGCTCCTTGGGAAGTACGTGATGCTGGGGCATCCCGCCGCTGACACCGAGCCGAACTGGCCGGAGCAGGCCCTGGGACAGGTGGTGAACGTAGAGTTCGATCCTGAGGCTGGGGAGCTCTGGGCCGAGATGGTGCTGTGGAAGAACCGCATCCCCGAAGACCTGCTCAGACGCCTGGAGTCTGGTGAAGTCATACCAGTCTCCTCCGGACATCTCAGCTACGACGACGATGAGACAGGTACTGTGGGAGGGAAGACGTACACGAAGCGCACCAGAAAGATGTACTTCGAGCACGTCGGGATCGTGTCCGCTGGGGCGTGCGATGTCGCCGACGGATGCGGGGTGTTCCTCGACACAGAGCCAGAGAGCGAGCTGATAGAGGGAGAGGGCGCAGACGAAGTCCCCTCCGGGACTGCGGTAGCTCAGCCGACGAGATTCGCGTGCCCGACCGGTCGGGTTACGATGCTTGTGAAATCGAATTCAAAAGAGGTGGATAGAATGGGAAGCGATTCCGTGACCAGGACGCTGTTCGCGTATCCTGTGATCGATAGCAGCAGCGGAGAGATCGCCTGGCAGACCACAGACAGCCAGGAGGTGGCCGCTGCGAAGTCGACCGAGCTCGTGAAGAGCCTGGCAGACGAAATGAAGACTGCAAAGATCGAGGCAGAGAAGCTGAAGGGCGAGCTCGACAAGCTCACTGGGGAGGTGAACGTGGTCAGGGAGACGCTTGTCGGGGAGCTGAAGAAGCTCATGCCCGGAGCTCCTGACGATGTCATCAGCAGGTACGCCGGGATGGGCGTATCGAAGCTAAGAGAGTTCGTTACAGACCTGAAGACATACGTAGCCGTGAACGGCACCGCTCCAGCCGAGAGCGCGCCCGCCGCACAGACAGAGCCGGTGAAGACAGAGACAGTGCCCGCTGTTTCTG
The window above is part of the Methanothrix sp. genome. Proteins encoded here:
- a CDS encoding ParB/RepB/Spo0J family partition protein produces the protein MEDKLDESQSGTEQGVSEVEITRKVELLEVDIDQLESNVFSANEEDDSTFTRLQDEIKRRGLIELPVVTKKDENRYTIIAGHHRVNALRSLGVKRVPVVLYKGRIETREDMFNLVNNMNLIRGTIRKSELIRKIREFDLDPTKLDLHKNPWTLLVPKVTEEDIARRDAEAMRNAKIQDMALKIAKEIAKTLIMEKDEFLTFIVVHDRPAAVIRIPFKSMKMARDRSVEIKKRIESALADIREIAAEMEEEE
- the terL gene encoding phage terminase large subunit → MLSSLEEVDRQYEQILSRCRTEAEVDQLRAVCLTAIRRACESSLETFVRVMWRMVEPNVEYLHNWHMTLICEYLQAVTEGKINRLAINIPPRYSKSTLVSVMWPCWEWAINPAQKWVFSSYSAALSEYMSRKRRDLIKSHDYQALWGRSTVIRPDYDRLNVFMSTRGGLMYATSTGGSVTGMGGNRLVIDDPASPMAALSDAGRETVNEWFFNTFLSRLDDKSRGSIVLIQQRLHQNDLTGFLTGIESADLVGSVIRKNGWTLLRLPVIAEIDEVLRSPLDGRVIVERHAGDILWPAREGPEQIEEHKRDAFTFAAQYQQRPTPATGAIFQREWLQFYDELPEHADKPVWAISVDASFYGKDLSNYVAIGIWAGLRPNMYLHEVVRRKMSFTETVSTLRALLKQYPATSAVLIESAANGPAIIDELQRDVGGVIPIKPAGSKEARAFAVTPYFQAGNVYIRNAHWTPDYISELLDFPAGAYDDQVDMTTQAISYIQHTFNRRPAGKHRLIITRPR
- the dcm gene encoding DNA (cytosine-5-)-methyltransferase; the encoded protein is MGVIESGGFMPDRRAFRVLDLFSGIGGFSLGLERTGHFNTVAFCERNPYCQRVLKKHWPTVQIFEDIRFVGERELEPLLPIDVITGGFPCQDISYANQMARGLDGSQSALYWEMYRIIRMVRPRWIIMENVPALLRRGMSEVLGSLAEIGYDAEWDCLPAAAFGAPHLRDRVFIVAYPSSLLPERRRGGGEVAGSPGEVAGTEKKRKRLRNALGGSCAAAPDAECDRLQRILRPRTASGHAPRSFAEWWAAEPDVGRVADGVSHRMDRLRALGNAVVPQIVEYIGRCILEADSDP
- a CDS encoding minor capsid protein → MATDVQQLTGDFHQRLTLNLINAFANCYQVGVEDAAKLVEDSKQRNAVLLSGFQQIRDGKVATHPLYKLTKELLGPVRDHSEAAVEAILNGVREKSKKKGKYVEPSELAGIIKTEVKALWKDQPVTIQRPGKRPVQFTVETYADIVARTVSYAVRNQAYINTMRANDLADGWVWTAMGDERMCDECGSRHGKVYSWNDPPPPAHPNCRCRPIPHYREDFETVTKKVAEETAAKKAEVEAKAAEPAPQEEEPLQPKPAAKGPLAPWLSRHLPTYVESDTVDGLKVIDIKNFPPDTVDRIKKLFTDADAHNQMYDLLYKVSKSKKSLLQSDVPVDHIIKLYSSAFDTARSLDILKAYYGYTPDEDVTVYVRARAVEFESYLNEVTNKGIKFTLNCPLVGTTDIDYESVESDEIVVRVNINSLNAENIFGVKIGDKTHVATGTLSILKPTGKETIKLPSGKKVIVYNVDLVSDLTEYSSKKYSDFQQEFGITRDKLWNEALLEPEAPPEEHKPEPAKPFEGPIPIDMSLPGAIKSFHYDDIREVANSPELLREVKKYKCKELKKYFSDADYNDARAALTGKVFKPQDPVNAISMAIKNYTGSDYKRINKYLLNPNEYAKDPDWFTWLAQHVRYIDMAYQRVPPADKKFYLYRGVKGDAYDSFNVHEEGEVFTIAPYQSSSYDFRVAHNFSSGGEGRAVVVFEVQPGARVLSIEDISNIPEERELLIKHGSVMKMKKKLPKAGPGGVDIFIVELHSDTAKPDDLV
- a CDS encoding DUF2213 domain-containing protein, whose translation is MGLIEDLYSDENIMRIKGVILREGVWNDIYVPGDVLESSATSLLGKYVMLGHPAADTEPNWPEQALGQVVNVEFDPEAGELWAEMVLWKNRIPEDLLRRLESGEVIPVSSGHLSYDDDETGTVGGKTYTKRTRKMYFEHVGIVSAGACDVADGCGVFLDTEPESELIEGEGADEVPSGTAVAQPTRFACPTGRVTMLVKSNSKEVDRMGSDSVTRTLFAYPVIDSSSGEIAWQTTDSQEVAAAKSTELVKSLADEMKTAKIEAEKLKGELDKLTGEVNVVRETLVGELKKLMPGAPDDVISRYAGMGVSKLREFVTDLKTYVAVNGTAPAESAPAAQTEPVKTETVPAVSEPDRVLNSDAPTRVTIQSVCAKKPVSVKDAINRLKAETGIKKFMR